gcacaaagacaaagagcgGGAGAGGCTAAAAGACAACCAGGGACTTAACTGGTTGGAGACGAGTCCTGATCTTAAGCAGAAGCCGGAAACACTTGAAAGTAAGGCTCCTTTCTGCACATCTTCTTCTTTTACTGATACTAGAGTGTGGACAAACATCAGGTTTGGGTCGGGTTCGGTCACGTTGGCTTGGCCATCTACTTGATTGTTTATGCTGCAAGTGCCTGTAATCGGGGAAAACACGGGGCTCGGGGTGGGTTCGGGCACAAAGATCAGAATGCCTGTCAGGTTTATATCACGCACGGTTAGTTTCCTCTCAGGCTTAGAGGGGTTTGGACAGAACATTGAGGCCGCACTCTAACTGGTACAGCCTCATTTCCTCTTCACACACCCAATAACAACACAGTGATTCATGACGagagtctgtttgtttttttaacctatTTTCATGCGGTCGGCTTTGTTTGAATATTCTGTCATATTACTGTGGTCACATTCTCAGACAgcctttgttttcatgtgtctgaaatgttatttttactcTGGCCCTTACCTGCACAGTAATAAGTTGACCGCAAATGCTCTGATGACCAGCGGTAATGGTGTGAGGTGTCTGTGGGTCTCACAGCTCACTGGTGCTTTTAAACAGTATTATCTCATAAGCATGTGTTTGCTCCCTTAAGCTGCGTCTCTTGAGTCCGCGGTGTGCTGTGTGGCTGATTGACTCAACAACAGCTCAAGCAGCGCTTTGGGTCTCTAAGCGGAGATGTCTCCTGACACCCAcaagctcaaacacacacacacactgtgactttttgaaaaacaaaaacacattgctCAACTTTCAGGCAGTGACAGCGTGCCATGTTCGAGTTTTTCCACTCAACTCACACTAAAgtcattttctgtgttgttcttttttcagATCTTACCATCACAAAAACTGTGGCCTCTGAGGAGAAGCCGGATTATGTGCTGTGAGTGTAAAGataatttaaaaccattttattatcatcatgatTTACATGTAGTGTCTCCTCTGTAGTTTCCCTTATATTGAGTATGTCAGTACATGTGTGGACATCCACATGCGTATGTAACAATCATAACCATTCAATTTTATCTCCATATTTTCTGTTCATTAATCAGAACTTCCACTTATTAGCTTTGGTACAAGATAGTAAAAAAGAcattgtgtccatgtgctgccatcttgtgtcaGAAAGAGCAACTGCAAGATTGACGGAAATGGCCTTTtttgaaaactttaaaatgttaagtcAGTTGTGCATGAAAGTATTATTTTGACTACTACTATGTATCTTTAGGAGTGTGTCCTCTTTGTGCCTTAACCAGCTGTATATGATCTGTTAGACTGGCAGAGATGAATATCATCTGGGATGTTTACAAATATTACATCCCATGTATATTACTAAGTGTTTTTTGTCCGTGTGTCTTCTTGTAGCACCTACAGCCCCATAATAAGTTTAGAGCAACGTAAGAGATACCAGGAAGATTTCTGTGACGAGTACGACGAGTACAAAGACCTCCACTCTCGCATCGCCACCATAACTCACATGTTTGTTCAGCTAGGGTCCAAGATCAAGAGCCTGTCCCCGGGCACACAAGACTATAAGGTACACATACAACCACAACTCCTCATCATCACTGACCCAAGGCACACACATAGATGCAAAGGTATTATTTCATGCACCTGAATTCATATTAACAATTTCCTAATTTTCCTTTTCATGCCATGCAGATCATGGAAGGCCAAATACTAGAAAAGTACAACAAATATCGAAAGGTGAGTCAAACTGTTGCCGCCATTTAAATAATCAAAgttgttttcacttttactgGATTTTCCTTTTGATTTACACAGAGAAGTCAcatgggaatttttttttaatctggtgAGAAGGGTCATTGACTGATTCTTGGATTcgaaaaacaacaattttatATTGGcaataataattaaagtaaaaatttCCCAAACACCTGTTTTATGCACATTTCAATTCACACATGAATACAGACAGATTGGAAACACCTACATTTGGAAGAAAAAGTTTTCATACTTTTCATAACTTGGTGAGTTAATCATGTGCAGGATATTAATTTGTTCAGTAAGTTAAATCTGAGTGAAAAGACTTGTATGATCACTGTGTGAGTTTTTCATCATTACAGAAAGTTACAGACCTATTTTCTATAAACTGCTGTGAACTTATAAACATAATCTGTTAAAAGTTCCAGAAGATGTGGAACTCTACGTTCAGTGTCATTAGAATTAAAAGGGTCCATGCAGATACACTGGGCTCCAAGTGGTTTTGGAGCTCCGCGTCATCATTTCAGATACTTCACATCATCAGGTCACTTGGCAGAAGACAAAGTGGATGAGAGTAGGGGAATGTGAAAACCAACTTGAAAACCTTTttatcaggacagcagaaagtctacacatcttccgtcgcaaactaaaaacacgtCTCctccgactataccttgaataacaaaataaataaagtagcacttatatggcacttacctatagcactttgtagtttggctttggataaaagtgtcagctaaattaaaagtaatgtaatgttattgaAACATTGtcttccctctgtctttcctctcCACAGAAGTTCCCAGGCTACCGGGAGGAGAAGAAACGCTGCGAGTATCTCCATGAAAAACTGTCCTACATCAAACAGCTCATCATAGACTATGATGTCTCTCAGGTTTCCTCGTAGCAAACAGGCTTTCTGTCGACTGCGGAGGTTTTTTATTGGAGACCCTTCTTTGCATAAACATCAGCACACGAAGCATTTATACCTGAGGGGGATATAAGAGGACTTGTTTCTTCAGGGACCACGGATGATGCTGTGAGCACAaatgattttaagtcaagaACAGATTTCTGTGATTTGTAATTCTGTTTGTATTGAAGAAATCATTTGCTTCATATGTTATGTTCATGTTAAAAGTCCAAGGAAGAAGGGACGATGGTCTTGGGATGATGAGATTTGTGCATCTTTACgtatgatgatgtcatgacagTTCTCCTCGTAGTTTTTTGCGAGCCTTGTTAAAGCCATTGTCAGTGTCAGCCGTTCTCATGGCAACATGCACAAGGtaacaaacacaactttaactTATTCACTTTATTTCCGACATAGTAAGTCAAACATTTCTTCAGGCAAATTTCTCTGTTCCTCTACAgcataaaaaaaagagtgaatCCATATGAAAGTCGCCTCATGTGATAAATGATTGAAACAGACAAGTCATTTCAGCTCAGATTGAGTCTTCACAGATTATAATGAAAGTGGGGTCAGATAACTCCACTTGTTTCTaatgctgttttctttaatgtgtTTAGAGTCCTAACTGCATCAGCTTCAAGACACTGACATTTCACAGAGTCTTATTATACGTGTTATTAAGACTTTGTCAAGAACACATTTCCATTGAAAACAAGAAGTTAAGGTTATTAGGACTCAAATAACAAAGTGATGAATTTACGGGAAGATGTTGTTCATGTTGAGTCACCCGGTTAGCTTTTGTTATGACATCTGAAAAATCACATTcttataatatttaaaaacattttgaaagcagctgaattcaTGGAGAAGAAACTGGAAACTATTTAAATGTCTGGACATGTTGATCAGTGCAGATTAACATAGAACCTGGTGCAGCACGGTATATGTGCTATCTGCTATCTCCTAAATGCACTTGTCTATCTTAAGTATTTATTCACCTCAGCCATTTCTTCTTAGTGATTGGTGAAGGTACCAAAATGGTCTTTGTGGCTGTTGGAATAACTTGGTGAGGAAAGAAGAATTTCCTCCTCACAACATTTTACTGGCATGGTTTATCAGGCACCCAGTCTATATTGAAGTATTTGATCCTACTGGAAAGaagtttctctcttttgcttAGAACTactgatgtatttatttgtaagccctcttcctctgtcacaTGTTGTTCTCAGCTTGATGCGTCACATCTCGTTTCAATCAAAGTGTTTGTAACCCGAGCAGCTCGGGGAGGGAGGCGGGAGCGGTCGTGAGCAGCTTAAACATTCAGCTGACGTATTGTGTTGTGTCTCTGCCTGACCTGATGGCTGAAAGCTGCATCGAATTCACCTaaacattattgttattgagAGGCTGCAGACGGGAGGTCGGGTGCCACTTCACCAAATACTTAAAACATCTCTGAAAATCGTGTAATTGCTTCCTCATAACCAGTTGCGGTACTtgggcatttttttttaattaacttggAGGATTTATATCCTTCAGTTTCCAGTTAATAATCTGCACCGAATTAGGTTTTTTGCACTAAACCCAGTTTGAAAAAAGGGGGCAGCAGACTCATGGAATTTCCAGTCAGATTGTATTGTATGGTTGCAGTTTCTATACTGAATGTCAATTCATAAAATCAATAACGTACATAGAAGCCTTAAGATTAAACTTCTATAGGACAAAAATCTGCCAATATCAACATGGAGATATTATCCACTCTTCATCTGTTTATCTGCCTTATGTTAGTGTTCACTTTTAAACCtgtcttaaaatgaaaatgttctttctGGAGGAAAAatgtcatgtatttttaaattgtttagtGCACACTTTGATTTGCTGTAATGACATCGCTTACTCAGCAGTTGTAATCCTTATGGTACTCTGTTTTGAAAATCACCACTGAGGCATATGATCAGGCATTTATCATTAGGAATATAACTGTGGTCTGTACCATCACTACTTGCATCGCACCGAGCCCTGGACATATGGTTTGATGTGCTATATTtcaagcaggaaaaaaaaatccataattaAATTGCCAATACTCAATCACTTTCAGGTAGTGGGCGGCAATTATGAGAATGTTTCAGCGAGAAAAGGGTTTATAAGTGTCAAGTGGTTGATTAAAGACCATAATTATATGTGGGTTATTGACTATGATGAATGAATCACTGGACAGAATTTTTCTTACAAAGTCACAAAACGagatttatttatcttttcaaatCTTTATCACAAGCTACAATAAGAGGTTCATaaggtgtttttgtttctgtcgtTCTGGTGCTGAGCGTTGACGAAGCACCAGTGTGTACTGCACAGCCGGTGTTTTAATGTGCCGCGCACCTGCTGAAGGGAAGAGAGTCAGAGAGCATCATGAACTGTGTTTTACAAATGTATACTTTATTTCTTTGCAAAGTTCAAACgaataaaagcataaaagtGATTTTTGCCCTCAGAGTTGATTGGTCGAGACTTGTATATACAGGTGATCTGTGTCACTCTGGTCCTcatcatttgtcttttctttaatcACAATGTTGCTCAGCGATACAGGACTCAGCAAATGTACTGGACCATAGAGGaacaacatgacaacaacaCTAAAAACAAATCATCCTATAAGTGTTTTtggttaaaaaatgtttattaaatgttaataaatataaactaatGCTTTATAAATGTCTTATATTCACTAGAGCACATTTTGCAATACCCACATAAAAAAATCCTCATGTTCAGTCTCCTGcaaagtttttttgtttgtgaagaCAACTTCTGAAAAAGTAAATTCTGGGGTAAAATCCATTTATCATCACATTGCATTAAAACCCATCCCAACACATTAAAACCCACTTTTATAAACGGGGTTATTAacagtgaggtgtgtgtgtgtgtgtgtgtgtgtgtgtgtgtgtgtgtgtgtgtgtgtgtgtgtgtgtgtgtgtgtgtgtgtgtgtgtgtgtgtgtgtgtgtgtgtgtgtgtgtgtgtgtgtgtgtgtgtgtgtgtgtgtgtgtgtgtgtgtgtgtgtgtgtgtgtgtgtgagatatcATTAGgattgcacaaacacaccatcacaTGAAGcataaaataaagaagaaaaaaaaagtcttctgGAACCCTGTGCTTCTAAAAGACAGCACATGACTAAATGCATTTTCCGAGTCTCACAACTCAACAGATTCTTTTCCACGACAGTCCTTTACAAATATAGaacatttgttcattttgaGTGTTTCTTGCACAGGACGCTGTTTAAGTGCTTATAATCACTCAAAAATCATCAATATCCCAATTCTTGTTACAATTATTGATCTTGAAtttctcattttgtttatttatttcgcCAAAGGCTCCAAAGGCCCACGAtatgcaacaaaaaacaatgtttactGTATCCCACAGGTAGGTCTGCTCATAGACACCATATCCACATGAtcagacctacacacacacacactgccagtCAGTTATTACCAAACAGAAACGACAAAGACATAGAAACGGAGCTTTTTCACAACCTGCCAACAGAAAACTCTTCTATACACCATTTGTAAATGTCTCACTAGATTGTAAAGGAATTAGTCActatacttttatatatttgtaaagcacGAGTAATCAGaaagtttgaattaaaatgttgttctgttttctttctgcttgAAGGATGATctactgaaaaacaaagagccACAGACTTGATGGAGgtttttcattcaaatgaatgtGAGTTGATGTACCTGACGTCTCTCACTATTGATTCCACTGAACCTTGATGGAAACGAAGCCTCATGTTGATCAAGATATCGGAAGTCGTTCATCCGTGACGTGTATTAACTTTGGCGAATTAAGACCAAGACCCAGGGTGAAGAAATAACACAAGAAATAACACTTATCCTCACAGATATTGACGGGGATGGATTATTGATCCATATAAAAAAACCTCTGAAGAAGCTTCCGGCGGACCTCGTTGACCTGGCAACAGTGCGTCCACGGAGCCACTGTTGCCATGACGACCCTGACGGAGTTCGCACCATTAGCAGGTTCCTGTGAGACCGTGTTCAACTTCACAAGTGAACTTTGCCCGAATGAAGGTAATACTTTTTACCCAGAGGTTATATTTAGGAGCAGGGTAGTTTTAAATTAGAGAGAACTAAAGGTCAACGGTAATAATTCGTCATTTCCACTCTCCTCGTTAGCCTTTGTTAGCAGCAGGCTACTCACCTGTCCAAGTGCgctagctgctaaatgcagctCTCATTAGCTTTAGCTGCGTGTTGAGTGGATTCTCTGGTGCTTGTTTCTGATGGAGAGGGGAAGTTCCGGTTGCTTTGTCAGATGGAAACTAGCCTGTACAGCTAACTGTGGCTCGTTCACAACATGTCTAATGTGCATTAATAAACACCGTAGctatcaaataaatacaaaataaaataaaatccaagtATGACTCTTTAATGACTTTCTCAGCAAGATCCAGACACTGTTACCTCACACATTAAGTCAGCCACAGTATTAGTTACTTCAGTTAATTCATAGTCACATGTACTGATGCACTTGTACTTTACTTCTGTTCAGTTATGTTGAATATGCAGATGAAACAATATTCACACATATAGTCACAATCAAGCTGATAATACTTCAAGTAGTTTAAATGTTCTGAGTTACAACATTGTAATGATTCTCtgtcaaatataatatatataatataacaccATATTGGGGCCGTTCTTTACGAGGAGCACTTTTAGTTTTGATACTTTGAGCATATTTTGATGATAATGCTTTAAAATAATAGTTCAGTCTTTCTTCAAATGGGCTATTTATTTCTTATGAGTTGCGAATATTTCTCACTGAAATAAAGATCTTAGTACTTCCACCATCACTTCTTACATGTCTGCATCGCCCGATTCTGTCTGAGACAAGTTTTGTGCTCATTTGATGTTCCCGTACGTCACAGAAAGGAAAACCAGACACAGACATGGAAGCAGCTTGCAAAGCAGAGGAATCAAGAGTGGAAGCTTTGAGCCTGTCCAGGGCAGCAGAGGTACTGACGTCGTGACAGAAATTGTTCCTAAAagtgtatttatattatatattctatGATTTAttatacagtttattattttagaaaaatgtcaatTTCTTTGCCCAACATATGAGTTGTACAGTCACATACAGCGCTTATTATTATTCTACCAGTGaaaataaatttagtttttagtttagaTTTTAGTTTATTGAATGAAAAGATAAGTGTTTTTCTGAAGGAGATGGTTAATATTGACTGTTGTGTCCTATCTGTCAGCTTCCAGAGAGCACCAACTGCCTCACATGCTCAGAAGATGGCAGGTACCTCGGTCTGGGTCACTCCCAGGGCTTGTCTGTGTGGTGTACATCTTCTCTGACCTGTGTTGCAGACTGGCTGGAGGACAGACTGGAAATTACATCTATTCAGATGACCAGTATGGCAGAGACGGCATATCTACTGGGCACTATTGATGATATGGGTGGGTAATCTGCCTCTGATCAGTCCCCatgtttcttttacattttctgatgtTATTCTCCCTCTCTTGCTTAAAACCTGTTTCGTCAGTTGACAAATTGCGAATGACGTTCAGTTATACACTACGAAGGCTCCAGCTGCATCCCCAGGTGATCTGTGAtgcactgaactgaaaaaaatgaCACCTGCGAACCAGGGGAAGGATAAACTGGAAACCTGCAGGAGGTTTACAGAGACAGATACTTTGCTAAAAATGTAATGCTTACATGACTGCTTACATCGGTTGCTATGGTCTTTCATTGCAGGTGTTGCCAGAGTCTTTGCTTATCACTGTGACACCATCCACCTCCTCAGTGTTGTTAACATCATGGTGTGTATTATCATTCACCATTTTCACTTATTAGCCATAACCTCTGCCTTCTTCTGAAGGTGGTTGAATATACGTTTGTATGTGTTGTGGTTAATGCATCTGAAAGTTTATTAGCTTAAGGGTAGaaccagtttatttttttagaatTTTTTCACAAAGCATCATGTGTATTTTGTTGGTTTAATTTTTGCAgttgcaaaagaaaaatgtttttaaaagagagaTTTTGAAAAGTTCTGTCAATATCAGGACGACATCAACAAAAGAAGCGTTTGCGTGACCTTTGAACTGTCTCACGGGGGacagtacgcagcagcaacaatcAGTTGTAAGTAAGAACTTTACCTCTAGTTTCAGCTATTTTCATTTGTGATTCTGTTTTAAGGACTTCAGGAATTCTAATGCTGATGAATGAATCACATGAATTTCATATCTCCTATCAGGTAACGGTGCTGTTTGGCTTGAAGTCCATCACTTCCCCTCCGAGACCTGGGTGAAGGAGTTAGAGATGGTGGTATCACAGACGCAGGTACGACACTGTAGCTTTAGTGTCTAGCTGGCTTGGACATGATTGTGTATCAGATGTCATATATGGCATCGTACTAACAGTGAAATGTGATTGTTAGCTACAATTTTAAAGTTAacctatttttttaatttgtgcatTATGAATTAGTGAGAAAATGATCAACAGGTGCACAAATAGTGGTACAAAGAACACTGAAGGGTTTGCTGTAAACGCCGCATGAGGAAGAGCGCTAAACTTTAAATCCAGAGAAGCTGCTAGTCCAAgtcttcttgttttctctcatctcaTTAGATTTCTCTTTGGAAACATATTCTGCACAACCTGTAAAAATGTACCCACCTCCCTTTTCATTGTCAAATATAACTGTATGTTACTGATTTACAATTTGTATAAATGATTAGAGAAAACTATTGTATACTGTATTacattgtatattatatatggTTTTTCATTTCTAATCTTCAGGAACCCATTTCCTCAGGAGACCTGGGTGTAAAATGGTCTCCGTTGTCAGTGGCAACTAAAATCAAGCCACCCAAAATAACAGCAGGTAGAATTTTATTGATGGCActtataatcataataatatgaGCATGCATACAGCTGTGTCTGTGGACTTACTCTATATCGCTTGTttaatgactgtgtgtgcagaaaatgtaaaaatatataaaaaatgtgagAACACACTCCAGCTGAGAGTGCCACCAAGTCAATGTCCGGCcatgtttttgctgttttgcaGGGACAACACTGGAAGGTCCACATGCGGTGCAGGTGACTGATTTTTTGACGTACTTCTCGGATTTGGATGTAGATACCAGGAGTCACCAGGAGAAGGAACAGTCTTTCGATACGaatgcagaaaaaagaaaacaaacaaatgaaagcaCAGGGTACAattcattttacacaaatgCCATCCGTGTTTCAAAGCTGAGCTGTTGTGAACTTTATGATTGCTCTGTGTGATGaagtcttcttctttttttttttcagatactGCACCCAGCACTTTCTTCTGCCTTGTGCGCAGTTTCCTGGTGACCGCACAGCGAGGTCTCAGCGAGGTGTGtaatggaggagagggggggggggggggttgtgctGGGTTGTGCTGGGTTCTCTAGTTAGTGGAGATTTCAGTGTTGAATATATGGATTTTCTATGACAAACAGTTGacttgcagacacacagacgtaTCCCTGCTGATTATTTCAATGGATTCTAACCCTGTTATTCCTGAAGTCCCTTATAAAGGCTTTGTCTGTGGTGGCAGGTCCTGCTCCTGCTGATATCATTTTTaatctttgactttttctcAGCAGGGTTGCctgttgctgtctgtgtgtggtggatGGGTGGTCGCAATCTTCTTCAGTATTTGCTAAAAAAGGCACCAAAGAACGAACCAGGTAGAATAATTAGTTGTTCAGAGGTGAATCTTCTAGATGCTCACAAaccacatatttaaaatgtgttgccTGTTTTTAATAtctattgtgtatttgtatcttTGTACTAGAGGGGGCAATAACCATAagcatattttctcttttcagacgTTGAACCTATGCCAGATATGTTGTGGCCAAATGCAAAGAAaatcctctgctctgctgtgagTAGATGCACCCGCTACATAGCTCTGGGACTCAACCATGCTCTGGTGTCTGTCTGGGACAGGCAATATGGTGGGTAAATATTACAGTGAAGTACCTCTTACTTTCTATCAAATCTGACCCCAGTGCTGTTTACCTACAGCAGTACAGTTTATTGTGGTATTTATGGTAAATGATAGTATCTACTTGATGTAAACATGGTGAAAAGATAGataaagcaaaagaaaatgtttaccCTCTTGATTGTTTTTATCAGTATCCTCTAGGACACTTTAGttgttatacatatatacataaatatttctacatttacacTTTTCTCATCGAGTGACAATCATCAGTATGACAGCAATTGTTTTAACGTGTTTTATATACTTCATGTTCCCATCAAGGTTATTTAATTAACAGACGTTTAAAATGTTAATCCTGTTAATCCCTCTATCCACATCACTAGACCACTTTACTGTTGAATATAAACTACGGACAAGGTTTTTATGAGCATCAATTTTATTTACCTTCTCTAGATACTAGTTAAAcactcatgtttttctttttcaaattttgtttGTCAGATACAGTATCTATTGTTTTTATCCCAAGACCTCAGTCCATAAAAAGACAACTAATGTGAAACAGATGAACAATAAATTATGTCAGAACTAATAATACGTAAAATGGCTGAAAACctctgacaggaagtgagaagATTCCCGCTGCCTCTCTGTCGTGCCATGTGTCAGTAACATAATTAGAACTGAGCATGTATGTTATTATGCTAAAGCTCTGTGCCATTACAGCGGCTCCCCCATGATTTACATCAGCAGGCCATACTCTAATGGCAGTTTTGATGAGCGATTGAGGCGCCTTGCTTCCTGTGTGACACTGCAGTGCAGTATTGATTCGAAAAGGCAGATCTAAAGGGTCTTACTGTAAATTAAAGCAAGACTGTGACCTTTAAAAGAAGGAACAGCATGTTCCTCCTCTTACCAATGTCAAATGAAATTCATTAATAATGAAACACTCAAGGTTTTTGCTGCTAGAGCCTTAATATGACCATGCCACATTGCTCCTATTTCCACATTCACAATCACTCACTCTGATATTCCAGATCTAACCAACTAACTCTTCATGCCTAAATATGATGAACCTAACTGTTATGGAAGATATAGTgtaatatacactatatacataatatacatagtggcatatacagtaatgtgtgaggatggtcaaaaagTTCCTCAACAGTTTGTTATAAAAACAGTGGGACATCAGTTCGGCAGAGGAATGAGAAAAGCTGCACAATACAATGGATAAAACACCGTGTAAATTCAACACGATAGGTCTCACACACGGAGCATTCATTTGAACCCCCTCTCACGCACAAACAAGTCACCGAAGAAACATGTATAAAGACGGCTGTCACAGGCAAACATCTCTCGGCCAACATGAGTAAAAGCTCTGCGGAAACCAATTAGTCCTTCTGCTTATTTTCAAGATGTTATTCAAAGAATACATGATAACATAACAACCATAACTAGTACAAATGAGAAATATTTCttgaatttaataaaacaattctCCAGTCCAAACAATCCGATTAGATAAACCTAAATGTTAATCAGGAAAATTGTAATCACAACACCAGGAtttcttctgtcttcttctttgggGCGAGTCAGTAGGTTTTTAAACCGCCACGGCTGCTCTAGTTATATATCCTTTTTCCTTCTTGGCTCCAGAATGATCATCATTATATATTAAGGGCCAGTGATACATAAAGAGAACTACTACGTACATtgaaacacacaatataaatcaACCTACATCAACATTTCAAACCCCAAATAACAATTAAACCTTTATCATTCCATTCAGTTCTATTTATATAGCGGCAAATCTTCCTTCTAATTCAGGGGGGGAGTGGTGTCTAGGGAGTGAAGCCTTTGACCTTGGCCCCGCTCTCGCACTTACCCAAACACGACAGACAGCTGCACTACATCTcaaggagaggagacagtgtcCAAAAAcgaattgatttattttcagacCACCAGGAGCGCCCTCAGAACAGAACATAAAAAACCATGCATTACCAAATAATTGTCAATCAAACAGCAAATCAAGAGAACATATGAACATGTACCATGGACTCATGCAGACACCTctcgcatgcacacacacacacacacacacacacacacacacacacacacacacacacacacacacacacacacacacacacaccctattTCATCTCTACTCCAGAAACCCTTATTTCATCACTACATTATCATACACATCACTTTAACTGCATTATCTTATGTCTGTCTTTTCATTATGTAcataaatctgtgtttcttgTCTGTCTTGTACGTCACTTTCTGTTATCAGCAtttcacaaaatacataaaaataaaccaaaaaaagagaacatataaatcactttttcaaaaaaaaatttttttttaactcgtCATTCAGTTAAGATCAATTCATATAATCAATGAGGTAAATGAAAACCCCTCCTTTGTGCCACCCTTAACACTTTGAACCAAGAGTTCCGCCTTCCGACCAACAAGGGCCTTTGTGAGGCAAACCCTCATTTTAATGATGATTCCCTGAAACAGCAAGGCGTTAAAGGAGCTCACGACGGAGGTTACAGATCACATGCACCTActgacaaaatgaaacaataagaCCCTGTGCTACTCTGACAGGCGCAAAGGTCAAACCTCAATAATGAAAGACCTAATTTTCCCTTTCTCATATTAGATGAAACCCTAGCAACTGAGAGGGTGGTGACATGAACAAACTTGATTACATCAGAACAATAAATCAATTGAGTAAACATACTAGATTTAACAACTTCAATCAAAATCAATACA
This genomic stretch from Hippoglossus hippoglossus isolate fHipHip1 chromosome 3, fHipHip1.pri, whole genome shotgun sequence harbors:
- the wdr93 gene encoding WD repeat-containing protein 93, encoding MKKGKPDTDMEAACKAEESRVEALSLSRAAELPESTNCLTCSEDGRYLGLGHSQGLSVWCTSSLTCVADWLEDRLEITSIQMTSMAETAYLLGTIDDMGVARVFAYHCDTIHLLSVVNIMDDINKRSVCVTFELSHGGQYAAATISCNGAVWLEVHHFPSETWVKELEMVVSQTQEPISSGDLGVKWSPLSVATKIKPPKITAGTTLEGPHAVQVTDFLTYFSDLDVDTRSHQEKEQSFDTNAEKRKQTNESTGYCTQHFLLPCAQFPGDRTARSQRGLPVAVCVWWMGGRNLLQYLLKKAPKNEPDVEPMPDMLWPNAKKILCSAVSRCTRYIALGLNHALVSVWDRQYGSQLSVVSMSAPDCAISRIHFADHWHVSTDEVRLLLVCKSGAIHRVTTGRGTKCCTTLLTERPKDSGGLPTTSASVPFLQSTFLVVQRNGKMFLQDVVNKTTVRCLIPPETHLIATPCSPVYALNTKRQTLFIRGDQDSSYSATPKEEDGQSHLLVFHFGESDILKQFIVSPPDSPQQEETQSFVSLEETCNLYLQQRALSVDERNKALAQTWKQLQETAAETQQSCS